A window of Streptomyces sp. NBC_01241 genomic DNA:
CCCGGTGCGGTCGGCGCTGGGCGACACGAGCTTCTTGATCGTCACCCCGGGCACCTTCGCCGAGGCGCGGGCAATCGCGGCGTCCCAGTACTTCGCGTCCAGGTTGGGCGTTTCGAAGGTGAGGAAGGTCAGGGTGACCTTGTCGCCGTCGCCCTTGGACGCACTCGTACCGGAACTGCCGGCCGTGCACCCGGCCAGGAGGAGAGCACCTGCGAGGGCGGCGGTTCTCGTGAGTATCGGATTGCGCATCATGTCCAACTTCCCCTACCCGTCGTTGTCCGGGGGCGGTACCGAGTCGCTGTCTTGTTCGTACCGGGACGAGAGAGGGAATCCCGCTGCCGACCGTCCACCGAATCCGTCACATGGTTCAGACTCTTCCCAGAGTCCTGCTGCTCTCGGGGGCGACCGCTTCCCCTCAGCGTTCGCCCGTCAGGGCACCTTGGGGTATGGAAGTCCGCGCGCGACGGCATGTCAAGAGATGAGACGGAGTTATTGCTGAACCAGGGAGGCAATAGATCTGATACATGTCGGTAGAGTTTCGTCGGCCCCTACGGATTCGCTTCGCGGGAACGAGACGCGTCGGTGGCGCGGTTCACGACCCCGGCACGCTTCGACCGCCCCGTCGCCCGGTCGTTTCCGGTGTGGGCGGCGGGGCGGGGCGGCGGGGCGCTACTGATCGAGGCTGTCGTCCGCGGTCACGCCCCGTCCCGGCCGGCGGGAGCGGCGGGAGCGGCGAAAATGCGATTGCGGATCTCTCGCTGGACCTGGAGTTCCGTCGTGTCGATATGGCGGGCCATTAGGGCGGCGGCCTGTTCCTGCTCACCGGCCCCGATCGCTTCCAGGATCGCCAGGTGCTGCTCCGCGGCCCCGGCGAGTGATCCCGGTGCGGAGTCGGCCAGGGCCACGATGGTGACCTGTCGCTGCAGCCGCTGGATCGCGTCGACCAGGCTGGAGAGGAACGCGTTCCCCGCTGCCGCGCCGATCGCCTGATGGAACTCCGCATCGGCCCGGCCGAACGACTCGTGGTCGTCGCGCTCGGCAGCCTCCGCCGAGCGCTGCGCCGCCTCGCGGATCGCCCTGAGCTGAACCGGTGTGGCCCGCGCGGCCGCGAGCCCGCTGGTCTCGGCCTCGGTGAAGCGCCGGAACTCGAACAGTTCACCGACGCGGCTCGGGTCGGTCGGCAGGAACCGGGAGAACGTGTCGGACCACAGGTCGTTCCTGGGATGCGCCACGAAGATGCCGCGCCCCTTCTCCACCGAGAGCCTCCCGAGGGCCGAGAGGATCTTGACGCCCTCTCGCACCACCGTCCTGCTCATGTCCACTTCGGCCGCCAGATCCTTCTCCGTCGGCAGCCGGTCGCCGGGCCCCATCCCCTGCCGGGCGACGTACTCCAGGATGCGCTCCGCCGCGACCTCGTAGCCGGGGCGGTAGGGGGCCGCCTCAGTCTCCGTCTCCGTCTCCGATGCCGCGGACGCGGACGCGGGCCGGGAAGATCCAGTCATGTTGCTCCATGTATCCGATGCATTCCGTCACGAAATACCAAGTGCTGGGCCCCCAAGATACCTCCCTGGCCGCCCGTACAGGGGTGCTCGGACCGCCCTGCGGAGCACCCGCGCCATCGGGAATAGATCCGAACTAAGCCTTGACGGCCACTTCCGTGCCGTGCACGCTAGACCGCACTTGTGCTGCGGTAGTTACACAGGAGAAGCAAGCGCACTTCCCTGCACGGGCAGGCCTATGGGCTCTCCGGCTCACGGCCGTCCGCCGATCCCGCTCCTCGGAACAGCGCGAACCATCTTCGTTGAAGAATACGAACTATCCAGGTGACTTCG
This region includes:
- a CDS encoding FadR/GntR family transcriptional regulator yields the protein MTGSSRPASASAASETETETEAAPYRPGYEVAAERILEYVARQGMGPGDRLPTEKDLAAEVDMSRTVVREGVKILSALGRLSVEKGRGIFVAHPRNDLWSDTFSRFLPTDPSRVGELFEFRRFTEAETSGLAAARATPVQLRAIREAAQRSAEAAERDDHESFGRADAEFHQAIGAAAGNAFLSSLVDAIQRLQRQVTIVALADSAPGSLAGAAEQHLAILEAIGAGEQEQAAALMARHIDTTELQVQREIRNRIFAAPAAPAGRDGA